The following proteins are co-located in the Camelina sativa cultivar DH55 chromosome 12, Cs, whole genome shotgun sequence genome:
- the LOC104731685 gene encoding aquaporin NIP1-2-like, translating into MAEISGNGHGNDAREGAVVVNLKEEEEHQQQQQQQQPLKKQDSLLSFSVPFLQKLMAEVLGTYFLIFAGCAAVAVNTQHDKAVTLPGIAIVWGLTVMVLVYSLGHISGAHFNPAVTIAFASSGRFPLKQVPAYVISQVIGSTLAAATLRLLFGLDQDVCSGKHDVFVGTLPSGTNLQSFVIEFIITFYLMFVISGVATDNRAIGELAGLAVGSTVLLNVIIAGPVSGASMNPGRSLGPALVYSCYKGLWIYMVSPTLGAVLGAWVYNTVRYTDKPLREITKSGSFLKTVRNGSSR; encoded by the exons atggCGGAGATCTCGGGAAACGGACATGGTAACGATGCAAGAGAAGGAGCTGTGGTGGTGAAtctcaaggaagaagaagaacatcaacaacaacaacaacaacaacaaccattgAAGAAACAAGACTCacttctctccttctctgtcCCTTTCTTACAAAAG TTGATGGCGGAGGTCCTTGGAACGTACTTCTTGATATTTGCAGGTTGTGCAGCGGTGGCTGTAAACACACAACACGACAAAGCCGTGACTCTTCCAGGGATAGCCATCGTTTGGGGACTCACCGTCATGGTCCTCGTTTACTCTCTCGGTCACATCTCCGGTGCTCATTTCAACCCGGCCGTCACAATCGCTTTTGCCTCTAGCGGACGTTTCCCTCTCAAACAG gtcCCGGCTTATGTGATATCACAAGTCATAGGATCGACGCTCGCGGCAGCGACTTTACGTCTCTTGTTCGGACTTGATCAAGACGTTTGTAGTGGAAAACACGATGTGTTCGTTGGAACATTACCATCGGGAACGAATTTGCAGTCTTTTGTGATCGAGTTTATCATCACTTTCTACCTAATGTTTGTCATTTCCGGTGTCGCCACGGATAATAGAGCG ATCGGAGAACTTGCCGGACTAGCAGTGGGATCAACGGTGCTACTTAACGTGATAATTGCCGG ACCGGTATCGGGAGCATCAATGAATCCAGGACGAAGTTTAGGACCTGCGCTGGTTTATAGTTGCTACAAAGGACTTTGGATCTACATGGTCTCACCAACACTTGGTGCGGTTTTGGGTGCGTGGGTTTATAACACGGTCAGATATACTGACAAACCATTGcgagaaataaccaaaagcgGTTCGTTTTTAAAGACCGTGCGTAACGGTAGCTCtcgttaa